Proteins encoded by one window of Arachis ipaensis cultivar K30076 chromosome B04, Araip1.1, whole genome shotgun sequence:
- the LOC107636430 gene encoding uncharacterized protein LOC107636430 has product MGDEVRCCAFPVTLAGPGIRWFNALPQGSVTTFADITRAFLAQFTTRIAKAKHPINLLRVTQRSGEPTRKYLDRFNDECLEIDGLTDSEIQNVAREYINDEEVSQVVAANKRQLAHLPGRQLGNGERSREHSTDGGPTKPFKPLPRVGKFTNYTPLTAPIVEVYQQIADKGILAKPRQLKDKTGRNKNLYCDYHKGFGHKTQDCFDLKDALEQAIREGKLAEFSQFIREPRRQERDRSDDDRRRVVKPKQEPKEDNNRGLTIVNVVVGRDVAPRLKSVAKKDAKVLAVSSTNHGPSPREPQQYHSDQRTNGSTTYRRTLPW; this is encoded by the exons ATGGGCGATGAGGTGAGATGTTGCGCTTTTCCCGTGACCCTAGCAGGACCGGGAATCCGATGGTTCAACGCTCTCCCTCAAGGGTCCGTGACGACTTTCGCAGACATAACCCGTGCCTTTCTAGCACAATTTACCACGCGCATTGCCAAAGCCAAGCACCCAATTAACCTTCTAAGGGTGACCCAAAGAAGCGGCGAACCGACCAGGAAGTATCTTGACAGGTTCAACGACGAGTGCCTAGAGATTGACGGCCTGACTGATTCG GAAATCCAGAATGTGGCGAGAGAGTACATCAACGATGAGGAGGTCAGCCAAGTGGTGGCGGCCAACAAACGGCAGCTCGCCCATCTTCCAGGTCGCCAGCTCGGGAACGGGGAAAGGTCTAGGGAGCACTCCACGGATGGAGGGCCGACTAAACCCTTCAAACCGCTCCCCCGAGTAGGAAAATTCACGAACTACACCCCTCTGACGGCCCCAATCGTTGAGGTGTACCAACAGATAGCCGACAAAGGCATCTTGGCGAAACCTCGCCAGCTCAAGGACAAAACTGGCAGAAATAAAAATCTCTACTGTGACTACCACAAAGGTTTTGGTCATAAAACCCAAGATTGCTTCGACTTGAAGGATGCCTTGGAACAGGCAATCCGTGAAGGCAAACTGGCGGAGTTCTCACAGTTCATAAGAGAACCCAGAAGGCAAGAGCGCGACCGATCTGATGATGACAGAAGACGTGTTGTGAAGCCAAAGCAAGAGCCCAAAGAAGACAACAACCGCGGCCTCACTATCGTGAATGTCGTGGTCGGAAGAGACGTGGCACCGAGATTGAAGTCGGTAGCAAAGAAAGATGCCAAGGTTTTGGCCGTATCATCAACAAATCATGGACCCTCCCCAAGAGAACCCCAACAATATCATTCGGACCAGAGGACCAATGGTTCCACGACATACCGGAGAACCCTCCCATGGTAA
- the LOC107639285 gene encoding lecithin-cholesterol acyltransferase-like 4 translates to MAIGFDDLVRALELWLKLNKKPKQTGANVNTDLDPVLLVPGIGGSILHAVNIDDDSYERVWVRFVAAEYKLKTKLWSRYDSSTGKTESMDPKTTIAVPEDRHGLYAIDILDPDLVIGSESVYYFHDMIVEMLKWGYQEGTTLFGFGYDFRQSNRLPETMDKLAAKLAAVYNAAGGKKINIITHSMGGILVKCFMALHTDIFEKYVKNWIAVCAPFQGAPGCTNSTFLNGMSFVEGWEQRLYISKWSMHQLLMECPSIYELMGPRNFNWQVIPRLELFRKHDSDGNSRIILESYTPSDNVGVLKEALATNTINYNGLDLPLPFNSDILKWANETWEILSSAKLPSGVKFYNIYGTNLATSHTVCYGSQDKPVTDLEQLRYFEAKYICVDGDGTVPVESAKADGLNAEARVGIPGEHRGILCEPHLFRIIKHWLRAGDPDPFYDPLNDYVILPTAFEMESHKEKGVEVASLKEEWDVISKDQDEQSNSDDKMEMRSISVSHDGTKAHATVTVREGKQHVELKAVTVSVDA, encoded by the exons ATGGCGATCGGATTCGATGATCTTGTTCGAGCCTTGGAGCTCTGGTTGAAGCTCAACAAGAAGCCCAAGCAAACAGGGGCAAACGTGAACACCGATCTTGACCCTGTTTTGTTGGTGCCTGGTATTGGTGGCTCCATTCTCCACGCCGTTAACATTGATGATGATAGTTATGAACGAGTATGGGTTCGATTCGTCGCGGCCGAGTACAAGCTGAAGACCAAGCTTTGGTCACGTTACGATTCTTCTACAG GGAAAACCGAATCCATGGATCCAAAGACAACTATTGCGGTTCCTGAAGATAGGCATGGGCTCTATGCTATTGATATTTTGGACCCTGACTTG GTAATTGGATCTGAGTCTGTGTATTATTTCCATGACATGATCGTTGAAATGCTCAAATGGGGGTATCAAGAGGGGACAACACTTTTTGGCTTTGGGTATGATTTTCGCCAAAGCAACAG GTTGCCCGAAACAATGGACAAGTTGGCTGCAAAACTAGCAGCAGTGTATAATGCTGCAGGGGGAAAAAAGATAAACATCATAACTCATTCTATGGGTGGTATTTTGGTGAAATGTTTTATGGCCCTCCATACTGAT ATTTTTGAGAAGTACGTGAAAAATTGGATTGCAGTTTGTGCTCCATTCCAGG GTGCACCTGGATGTACCAATTCTACCTTTCTAAACGGAATGTCGTTTGTGGAGGGATGGGAGCAGAGGCTTTATATTTCCAAATGGAGCATGCACCAGTTG CTGATGGAATGTCCATCTATATACGAGTTGATGGGCCCTCGTAATTTTAATTGGCAAGTCATTCCTCGTCTGGAATTGTTTCGCAAGCATGATTCCGATGGGAACTCTCGTATTATTCTTGAATCATATACACCATCTGATAACGTTGGTGTTCTCAAGGAAGCACTTGCAACTAACACA ATTAATTACAATGGTTTGGATTTGCCCCTGCCTTTCAATTCAGACATCTTGAAATGGGCAAATGAAACATGGGAGATTCTTTCCTCAGCCAAACTTCCCTCAGGAGTTAAATTTTACAATATTTATGGAACCAATCTTGCAACATCTCATACTGTTTG CTATGGAAGTCAGGACAAGCCTGTAACTGATCTGGAACAGCTACGATATTTCGAG GCCAAATATATATGCGTTGATGGTGATGGAACAGTCCCAGTAGAGTCAGCTAAG GCTGATGGGCTCAATGCTGAGGCAAGAGTTGGAATTCCAGGTGAACATCGGGGTATCCTCTGCGAACCTCATCTATTCCGGATTATCAAGCACTGGCTGAGAGCTGGAGACCCAGATCCTTTTTACGATCCCCTGAATGATTATGTGATTCTACCCACTGCTTTTGAAATGGAGAGTCACAAAGAGAAGGGTGTAGAAGTAGCATCCCTTAAAGAAGAATGGGATGTTATTTCCAAAGACCAAGATGAACAAAGCAATAGTGATGATAAAATGGAGATGAGATCCATATCAGTTTCACATGATGGGACTAAGGCTCATGCTACCGTCACTGTTCGCGAGGGTAAACAACATGTTGAACTGAAAGCTGTGACCGTTTCAGTCGATGCCTAA
- the LOC107639286 gene encoding protein PHLOEM PROTEIN 2-LIKE A1 has protein sequence MGAELSREVDEEPHNHQHQQLLRPQSQSQPQPQPQLSRTQSPQLRRPQSQLQPQPQPQPVANNEGATSKDGWLLPSKPSIKATNSSVENYSPTRVVKPNKGNNHHQLATTKSSKELMMNLPHRYEDILKGADSPVHTSSKEKLLDQLYSGVFLDHNTKKYWIEEKSNSNCFMLYARALSITWAENQHYWKWVTQKESSGTIIEYEVSFIVMLKDPAQGWEVPVNVRLVLPGGKKQQHKESLIEKLRMQWIEIPVGEFVASEKDGGEMEVSLYEYEGGMWKQGLVIKGVAIKPKELS, from the exons atggGAGCTGAACTTTCACGAGAAGTTGATGAGGAGCCTCACAACCACCAACACCAGCAGCTGTTGAGGCCACAATCACAATCACAACCACAGCCACAGCCGCAATTATCAAGAACACAGTCTCCACAGCTAAGAAGGCCACAGTCGCAACTACAACCACAACCGCAACCGCAGCCTGTGGCAAATAATGAAGGAGCTACCAGCAAGGATGGATGGTTACTGCCATCAAAACCATCCATCAAAGCCACAAACTCATCAGTGGAAAATTATTCCCCCACAAGAGTTGTAAAACCCAACAAGGGAAACAATCATCACCAATTAGCCACTACTAAATCCTCCAAAGAACTGATGATGAATCTTCCACATAGATATGAAGACATATTGAAGGGTGCAGACTCACCGGTTCATACATCTTCCAAGGAAAAGCTGCTTGATCAGCTATATTCTGGAGTCTTCTTAGACCATAACACTAAG AAATATTGGATAGAAGAGAAGTCCAATAGCAACTGTTTCATGTTATACGCAAGAGCACTCTCAATCACGTGGGCAGAAAATCAACATTATTGGAAATGGGTAACCCAGAAAGAATCAAG TGGCACAATTATTGAA TATGAAGTGTCGTTTATTGTAATGTTGAAGGATCCGGCGCAAGGGTGGGAAGTTCCGGTCAACGTTAGACTCGTGCTTCCGGGAGGTAAAAAGCAGCAACACAAGGAGAGTTTGATTGAGAAGTTACGAATGCAGTGGATAGAGATTCCGGTCGGCGAGTTTGTAGCATCTGAAAAAGATGGTGGGGAGATGGAGGTGTCTCTGTACGAGTATGAAGGTGGCATGTGGAAGCAGGGACTTGTGATCAAAGGTGTTGCCATCAAACCAAAGGAACTAAGCTAG